In the genome of Cryptomeria japonica chromosome 8, Sugi_1.0, whole genome shotgun sequence, one region contains:
- the LOC131077255 gene encoding protein HOTHEAD-like encodes MGVKANTVFICFVLYTFLCIPAEGRKQLFIKEAMKNAHWKRSDYDYIIVGGGTAGCPLAATLSQNMSVLLLERGGSPFENSNITDIHNFYANLRDYESPHTPTQEFISEDGVINARARVLGGGTCLNAGFYTRASSSEVRSMGLEPNLVEQSYQWVESTIAHRPAPNEWQNAVAEALTEAGVSPYNGFTYDHIPGTKLGGTIFNSTGHRSTAADILVKHANPRKLTVLLYATVQRLLFSTKGKSRPKAYGVVFRDRDGAEHRVLLKKGNSEVIISAGALGSPQLLMLSGIGPAEELKNMGIRVIMDQPEVGKNMADNPMNPIFVPSAVPLELSLIQVVGITKFGSFIEASSGYGLSSENIMNKGGIILEKVSGPHSRGYLTLNSTNAGDNPVVKFNYFENPVDLQRCVKGIRTIEKIIISRPMKQFIPHNVNLTQIMSSTFQHPINLIPRKTGDWDSLKQFCKDRVTTIWHYHGGCQVGSVVDGDYKLIGADGVRVIDGSTFLFSPGTNPQATVLMLGRYMGVRILREQLGKSTKV; translated from the exons ATGGGTGTCAAAGCAAACACAGTGTTCATCTGTTTTGTCCTCTATACCTTTCTCTGCATCCCTGCAGAAG GAAGAAAGCAGTTATTTATTAAAGAAGCAATGAAGAATGCGCATTGGAAGAGGTCAGATTATGACTATATAATTGTTGGGGGAGGAACAGCAGGGTGTCCTCTTGCTGCCACTCTGTCTCAGAATATGTCTGTTCTTCTCTTGGAAAGAGGGGGATCTCCATTTGAGAACTCAAATATAACTGACATTCATAATTTTTATGCAAATTTGCGTGACTATGAATCGCCCCACACGCCCACTCAGGAATTTATATCTGAGGATGGG GTGATCAATGCAAGAGCAAGAGTGTTGGGAGGAGGCACCTGCCTCAATGCAGGATTTTACACCCGAGCGAGTTCAAGTGAGGTGAGGAGCATGGGATTGGAGCCAAACTTGGTGGAGCAGTCTTATCAATGGGTGGAAAGTACAATAGCTCATCGACCAGCCCCAAACGAATGGCAGAATGCAGTAGCGGAAGCTCTCACGGAGGCAGGGGTTTCTCCTTACAATGGCTTCACATATGACCACATCCCTGGCACCAAGCTTGGTGGGACAATTTTTAATAGCACCGGACATCGCTCTACAGCTGCTGATATTCTTGTTAAACATGCCAATCCGAGAAAACTTACAGTTTTGCTGTATGCAACTGTTCAACGCCTTCTTTTTTCTACCAAAG GAAAATCAAGGCCAAAAGCGTATGGGGTTGTTTTCAGAGATAGAGATGGAGCTGAGCATCGAGTCCTGTTGAAGAAAGGTAACAGTGAGGTTATAATCTCTGCAGGGGCTCTAGGAAGCCCACAGCTGCTTATGCTCAGCGGAATCGGGCCTGCAGAAGAATTGAAGAACATGGGAATACGAGTGATAATGGACCAGCCTGAAGTTGGGAAGAATATGGCTGACAACCCCATGAATCCCATTTTTGTTCCATCTGCAGTTCCTCTCGAGCTCTCTCTCATACAAGTAGTAGGTATCACCAAATTTGGATCCTTCATAGAGGCATCCAGTGGATATGGATTATCTTCTGAG AATATAATGAATAAGGGAGGAATTATTCTAGAGAAGGTGAGCGGTCCACATTCCAGGGGTTATCTGACATTGAACAGCACCAATGCTGGAGACAACCCAGTTGTGAAATTCAATTATTTTGAGAACCCAGTGGATCTGCAGAGGTGTGTGAAAGGAATAAGGACTATTGAAAAGATCATAATATCCCGCCCTATGAAACAATTCATACCCCACAATGTAAACCTGACCCAGATCATGAGTTCAACCTTTCAACATCCTATAAACTTGATACCAAGAAAAACAGGGGATTGGGATTCATTAAAACAGTTCTGTAAGGATAGAGTGACAACAATTTGGCATTACCACGGAGGATGTCAGGTGGGTAGTGTTGTTGATGGAGACTATAAACTCATTGGAGCAGATGGTGTTCGAGTCATTGATGGATCCACATTTCTTTTCTCTCCAGGAACTAATCCTCAGGCCACTGTATTGATGCTTGGAAG ATACATGGGAGTGAGGATCCTGAGAGAACAATTGGGCAAATCTACCAAAGTATAA